In one Nocardioides luteus genomic region, the following are encoded:
- a CDS encoding SGNH/GDSL hydrolase family protein produces MVAATAGVAGAIGVVGAAAGAGFVTLLKRQAAHARDVIGKPLGEEAIDADKVYKKTYGGTPVELLILGDSIAAGLGAETRGGTLGARLAKGTAKALQRPVRLRTAAVVGAETSMVPAQLESLPERYRPDVAVVIVGGNDVTHRVPQKDSTRVLGEVIDALRERGAEVVVGTCPDVGAVRPLPQPLRSLGRRIAKQLADGQRETALARGAHVVSLSDVVGPFFITNPDEMFAIDHFHPSAMGYKRTAKAMLPSVLAALGQLERVPFGHHLPELPPEAEEPPAPDDPDRQP; encoded by the coding sequence ATGGTCGCCGCCACCGCCGGAGTCGCCGGCGCGATCGGCGTGGTCGGGGCGGCGGCCGGTGCCGGGTTCGTGACGTTGCTGAAGAGACAGGCGGCGCACGCGCGCGACGTGATCGGCAAGCCTCTCGGCGAGGAGGCGATCGACGCCGACAAGGTCTACAAGAAGACCTACGGAGGTACGCCGGTCGAGCTCCTGATCCTCGGCGACTCGATCGCCGCCGGGCTGGGCGCGGAGACCAGGGGCGGCACCCTCGGCGCCCGGCTGGCCAAGGGCACGGCCAAGGCGCTGCAGCGGCCGGTGCGGCTGCGTACGGCCGCGGTGGTCGGGGCCGAGACCTCGATGGTCCCGGCCCAGCTCGAGTCGCTGCCGGAGCGCTACCGGCCCGACGTCGCGGTGGTCATCGTGGGCGGGAACGACGTCACGCACCGGGTGCCGCAGAAGGACTCCACCCGCGTGCTCGGTGAGGTCATCGACGCGTTGCGCGAGCGCGGCGCCGAGGTGGTCGTCGGAACCTGCCCGGACGTCGGTGCGGTGCGGCCGCTGCCGCAGCCGCTGCGCTCGCTTGGCCGCAGGATCGCCAAGCAGCTGGCCGACGGCCAGCGTGAGACCGCGCTGGCTCGGGGTGCCCACGTCGTCTCGCTCTCCGACGTCGTCGGCCCGTTCTTCATCACGAACCCCGACGAGATGTTCGCCATCGACCACTTCCACCCCAGCGCGATGGGCTACAAGCGCACCGCCAAGGCGATGCTGCCCTCCGTCCTGGCCGCCCTCGGCCAGCTCGAGCGGGTCCCGTTCGGCCACCACCTCCCCGAGCTCCCGCCCGAGGCGGAAGAGCCGCCTGCCCCGGACGACCCGGACCGGCAGCCCTGA
- a CDS encoding AMP-binding protein, which translates to MIPLTLPDILEAMADAIPDRTAVITTERAYTYAEIDERATRLANHLLSVGLEPGAQVAVHATNRIEWVDALYGCLKARTIPVNINHAYRRDELARTYAATDCVAAIVSPEFTDDLDELELKLDHRVVLGPDYDAKVAAASKERPTVGRTPGDWHIIFTTGTTGTPKGAVWRQEDLIWAALNTVRRNAPIPSVEGLAAEAAARDSGVVLLAGGPLLHGQSQLLLLRALVAGGTAVLDTSESFSAEAFLDLAEKSGATAITLLGDAQARPVAAARLVGKKRWPLHSLAGVSNTAAPLSDGVLAVLRNAFARRVIVDSYGTLETGVTGSRADDGSPLAPGEARFMVGPEVEVFNPDLTPAAPGVEGLLARSGPAALGYYKDNARSATAIKLIDNRRWTFPGDLARREEDGSITLLGRAATLVRTGDLEIHPETIEGVLLAHDDVVDAAVFGMPHPRWGQQVAALVQLTPGSEIAAADLRKHARSVLGDSHEPKLVLLVESVPRTPAGTVDYRAATGLTADLLSTGGKRADEADPE; encoded by the coding sequence GTGATCCCCCTCACACTGCCCGACATCCTGGAAGCGATGGCCGATGCGATCCCCGACCGCACCGCAGTCATCACCACCGAGCGCGCCTACACGTACGCCGAGATCGACGAGCGTGCCACGCGCCTGGCCAACCACCTGCTGAGCGTCGGCCTCGAGCCGGGTGCCCAGGTCGCCGTCCACGCGACCAACCGGATCGAATGGGTCGACGCCCTCTACGGGTGCCTCAAGGCCCGCACGATCCCGGTCAACATCAACCACGCCTACCGGCGTGACGAGCTCGCCAGGACGTACGCCGCCACCGACTGCGTCGCGGCCATCGTCTCCCCCGAGTTCACCGACGACCTCGACGAGCTCGAGCTGAAGCTGGACCACCGGGTCGTCCTCGGCCCGGACTACGACGCCAAGGTCGCCGCGGCGTCCAAGGAGCGGCCGACGGTCGGGCGTACGCCCGGCGACTGGCACATCATCTTCACCACCGGCACCACCGGCACCCCGAAGGGTGCGGTCTGGCGCCAGGAGGACCTGATCTGGGCGGCGCTGAACACCGTCCGCCGCAACGCGCCGATCCCGTCGGTCGAGGGGCTCGCCGCGGAGGCGGCCGCCCGCGACTCGGGCGTCGTCCTGCTCGCCGGTGGACCGCTGCTGCACGGCCAGAGCCAGCTGCTGCTCCTGCGGGCGCTGGTCGCCGGTGGCACCGCGGTGCTCGACACCTCCGAGTCGTTCTCGGCCGAGGCGTTCCTCGACCTCGCCGAGAAGTCTGGTGCCACCGCGATCACCCTCCTCGGTGACGCCCAGGCGCGTCCGGTGGCCGCCGCCCGCCTCGTCGGCAAGAAGCGCTGGCCGCTGCACTCGCTGGCGGGCGTCTCCAACACCGCGGCACCGCTCTCCGACGGCGTCCTCGCCGTCCTGCGCAACGCGTTCGCCCGCCGCGTCATCGTCGACTCCTACGGCACCCTGGAGACCGGCGTCACCGGCTCCCGCGCCGACGACGGCTCGCCGCTCGCGCCCGGTGAGGCGCGGTTCATGGTGGGCCCGGAGGTGGAGGTCTTCAACCCCGACCTCACCCCGGCGGCTCCCGGCGTCGAGGGGCTGCTGGCCCGCTCCGGCCCGGCCGCGCTCGGCTACTACAAGGACAACGCCCGCTCCGCCACCGCGATCAAGCTGATCGACAACCGGCGCTGGACCTTCCCCGGCGACCTCGCCCGTCGCGAGGAGGACGGCTCGATCACCCTGCTCGGCCGGGCCGCGACTTTGGTGCGGACCGGTGATCTCGAGATCCACCCGGAGACGATCGAGGGCGTGCTCCTCGCCCACGACGACGTCGTCGACGCCGCCGTCTTCGGCATGCCCCACCCGCGCTGGGGCCAGCAGGTCGCGGCGCTGGTGCAGCTGACCCCGGGCTCCGAGATCGCCGCCGCCGACCTGCGCAAGCACGCCCGATCGGTGCTCGGGGACTCTCACGAGCCCAAGCTCGTCCTGCTGGTCGAGTCGGTGCCGCGTACGCCGGCGGGGACCGTCGACTACCGCGCCGCCACCGGCCTCACCGCCGACCTGCTCAGCACCGGCGGCAAGCGTGCCGACGAGGCCGACCCCGAGTAG
- a CDS encoding AMP-binding protein, whose amino-acid sequence MTPITLPDIIEAMADAVPDRTAVFTMEHAYSFAEIDERASRLANHLIAQGIEPGDHVAVHSRNRIEWVDAFYGCMKARAVPININHKYLHDELDHLYRNSDAVMAIIGPEHVEAVAALGLGIPTLVLGEEYDAAVAAASKERPDIERSPDDRYVIYTGGTTGMPKGVVWRQEDIIRAALNASRFGAPFDTVEQLAEEAAAQETPMVLLACGPMMHGGSQWIMGNGHVAGCTVSLYTEPAWSAETILDLVQAAGVNSLTFLGDAMGRPVAEAILREPERWDLSSLFAVSNGAAPLSAGVRAQLREALPGRYILDSYGASESGATGMQVDEGKDGAQAAPKFQVGMDVQVFDTELKPCAPGETGMLARTGSIPLGYYNDPVKTAATFKEVDGQRWSIPGDFARREEDGSITVLGRGSGCINTGGEKVFPEEVEAVLLRHPDVFDTAVVGTPHERWGQQVTALVQLREGAATSIDALREHCRSLISAYKVPKDILLVERVPRTPVSKVDYRASATVATELLEART is encoded by the coding sequence GTGACCCCGATCACTCTTCCGGACATCATCGAGGCGATGGCCGACGCCGTCCCCGACCGCACCGCCGTGTTCACGATGGAACACGCCTACAGCTTCGCCGAGATCGACGAGCGCGCGAGCCGGCTGGCCAACCACCTCATCGCGCAGGGCATCGAGCCGGGCGACCACGTCGCCGTCCACTCCCGCAACCGGATCGAGTGGGTCGACGCCTTCTACGGGTGCATGAAGGCGCGGGCCGTGCCGATCAACATCAACCACAAGTACCTCCACGACGAGCTCGACCACCTCTACCGCAACTCCGACGCGGTGATGGCGATCATCGGACCCGAGCACGTCGAGGCGGTCGCCGCGCTCGGGCTCGGGATCCCGACGCTGGTGCTGGGCGAGGAGTACGACGCCGCGGTCGCCGCCGCGTCCAAGGAGCGCCCGGACATCGAGCGCAGCCCCGACGACCGCTACGTCATCTACACCGGCGGCACCACCGGGATGCCGAAGGGCGTCGTGTGGCGCCAGGAGGACATCATCCGGGCCGCACTGAACGCGAGCCGGTTTGGAGCGCCCTTCGACACCGTCGAGCAGCTCGCCGAGGAGGCCGCCGCGCAGGAGACGCCGATGGTGCTGCTGGCCTGCGGCCCGATGATGCACGGCGGCAGCCAGTGGATCATGGGCAACGGCCATGTCGCCGGCTGCACGGTCTCGCTCTACACCGAGCCGGCCTGGTCGGCCGAGACGATCCTCGACCTCGTCCAGGCCGCCGGGGTCAACTCGCTCACCTTCCTCGGTGACGCGATGGGCCGGCCGGTCGCCGAGGCGATCCTGCGCGAGCCGGAGCGGTGGGACCTGAGCAGCCTGTTCGCCGTCTCGAACGGCGCCGCACCGCTCTCCGCAGGCGTCCGCGCCCAGCTCCGGGAGGCGCTGCCGGGCCGCTACATCCTCGACTCCTACGGCGCCTCGGAGTCCGGGGCGACCGGCATGCAGGTCGACGAGGGCAAGGACGGCGCGCAGGCCGCGCCGAAGTTCCAGGTCGGGATGGACGTGCAGGTCTTCGACACCGAGCTGAAGCCGTGCGCGCCGGGCGAGACCGGGATGCTCGCCCGCACCGGCTCGATCCCGCTGGGCTACTACAACGACCCGGTCAAGACCGCGGCGACCTTCAAGGAGGTCGACGGGCAGCGCTGGTCGATCCCGGGCGACTTCGCACGGCGCGAGGAGGACGGCTCGATCACCGTCCTGGGGCGCGGCTCGGGCTGCATCAACACCGGCGGCGAGAAGGTCTTCCCCGAGGAGGTCGAGGCGGTCCTGCTGCGTCACCCGGACGTCTTCGACACCGCGGTCGTCGGCACGCCGCACGAGCGCTGGGGCCAGCAGGTCACCGCTCTCGTGCAGCTCCGCGAGGGCGCCGCGACCTCGATCGACGCGCTCCGGGAGCACTGCCGCAGCCTGATCTCGGCCTACAAGGTGCCCAAGGACATCCTGCTCGTGGAGCGAGTCCCCCGCACGCCCGTGAGCAAGGTGGACTATCGTGCGAGCGCTACGGTCGCTACCGAGCTGCTCGAGGCGCGTACGTGA
- a CDS encoding RNA polymerase sigma factor, with protein MLETLLRDEWGRLLALLVAQFRRLDLAEEGLADAFEAAAARWPADGEPDNGPAWLLTTARRRIVDRMRSEEVLARKMPLLVVDAGLTQEAQQVMATVPAEAGGEAVTDERLRLVLLCAHPTLSREAAAALTLRLVLGVSTEDIGRLFLQSKATMAARLTRARKRLAGASFEVPTDLADLRERVGIVAEVAYLAFTAGYAPGTGPDVVRSDLAGEAIRLVRVLRAVLPAPDPEVDALLALMLLQHSRRDARLGADGGLVLLPDQDRTAWRLEEIAEALAILTPLAHAAPAPYLLQALIAAEHAVAPSSEATAWDRIVERYDELLTLRDTPVVRLNRAVAVAEVSGAEAGLKELDSVALPGHRLPAVRAQLLERSGRDRDAIEAYEEAIALCAHGPEQADLARRRDALQGFASRPVDENTF; from the coding sequence CCTGGCCGAGGAAGGCCTCGCCGACGCCTTCGAAGCCGCCGCCGCGCGCTGGCCGGCCGACGGCGAGCCGGACAACGGCCCCGCCTGGCTGCTCACGACCGCTCGCCGGCGGATCGTCGACCGGATGCGCTCGGAGGAGGTGCTGGCTCGCAAGATGCCGTTGCTCGTGGTCGACGCCGGGCTCACCCAGGAGGCCCAGCAGGTGATGGCCACGGTGCCGGCCGAGGCCGGTGGCGAAGCGGTCACCGACGAGCGGCTGCGGCTGGTGCTGCTCTGCGCCCACCCGACGCTGTCCCGTGAGGCGGCCGCGGCACTGACCCTCCGGCTGGTCCTCGGCGTCTCCACCGAGGACATCGGGCGGCTGTTCCTCCAGTCGAAGGCGACCATGGCGGCGCGGCTGACCCGGGCGCGCAAGCGGCTCGCGGGCGCCTCCTTCGAGGTGCCCACGGACCTCGCCGACCTGCGGGAACGGGTCGGCATCGTCGCCGAGGTCGCCTATCTCGCGTTCACGGCGGGCTATGCGCCCGGCACCGGCCCCGACGTCGTACGCAGCGACCTGGCCGGCGAGGCGATCCGGCTGGTCCGCGTGCTGCGGGCGGTGCTCCCGGCGCCGGACCCGGAGGTCGACGCTCTGCTCGCCCTGATGCTCCTGCAGCACTCGCGCCGGGACGCGCGGCTCGGGGCCGACGGGGGCCTGGTGCTGCTCCCCGACCAGGACCGGACGGCCTGGCGCCTGGAGGAGATCGCCGAGGCGCTCGCGATCCTCACCCCGCTCGCCCATGCAGCACCGGCACCCTATCTGCTCCAGGCGCTGATCGCCGCGGAGCACGCGGTCGCGCCCAGCTCCGAGGCGACCGCGTGGGACCGCATCGTCGAGCGCTACGACGAGCTGCTCACGCTGCGCGACACCCCGGTCGTACGTCTCAACCGGGCCGTCGCGGTGGCCGAGGTCTCCGGCGCCGAGGCCGGACTGAAGGAGCTGGACTCGGTCGCCCTGCCGGGGCACCGGCTGCCTGCCGTACGTGCGCAGCTGCTGGAGCGGTCGGGGCGCGACCGGGACGCGATCGAGGCCTACGAGGAGGCGATCGCGCTCTGCGCGCACGGCCCGGAGCAGGCCGATCTCGCCCGACGACGGGACGCCCTGCAAGGTTTTGCATCCCGACCGGTAGACGAGAACACGTTCTAG